The sequence CCTTGATTCACTGGTCTACAAGTCATAAATATGTTTAAATTAAAACATTAGGAAGCCCCTATATGTATGATTGACTTATAGGTGTATCACTTGGTTTATTGTGAATCTAGTGTTGAGCATATTCAACTTGCAGTGTTTGCAACagctttttatttgtatttatacacctggaatgtgctgccaaacagtcttatcattTTGCTattgtgtatgtctgtatatacatTTGAGATGCTCTCCGTGCATAAAATATGTTTACAGTGAGTTGCACAGACATTAAGGACTTTAAATAGCATGGATATTAGCTAATAGGCAtaaagcactgaaggggttaaagttttaatgccgctttcgcgggcttttaggaaTTTAAGAGGCTGTcgccacttctccccactccaagacgaagccctctgcgtaagggtgaaacgcgttgagggggagatgctggtgtagccctggtgtgtgtcaataaagttttttggaaCAAGCCATCCGGGAGCCTTTCtttggacatgcgcagttgcgccgcacttctaCCCATTCTCTGACCTGCATCTCGGCAGCGGCACGCAGGAGGAAGCGAGGAGAGCGGTTCCACAACCCAAGGAGCAGGTGAGGTTATcctttccccctgcaccggttgaaCTAGTGACCCTGCTTAGCTCTCCCACGCTTACCCCAGTGTCCTTATCTACTGACCTGCCTCACACTGAAGCGCTTGACAGATTTTCTGCAACGGACATTCTCCCTGTCAGCAGCTCGTGGACTCAGGCTGTTATATTTCCCTGGCACCGTTCCAAACACTTTCCCTACTTACTTGCTCGGCAATTTGGGATTAACCCCGTGCTTCACACGTGTggtttgaaacacacacacacgttacaggGCTACACCAACATGGATACTGCATCTGAACCAGATCCAGACTTTTTATTCAGTTGTTGCAACACTGCCAACCGGTTGCACAGAGCGGAGGCTATTTTTAGTAACACAAAAGAATTGTTTTGTGAGGACACTGCAGACCTCAAGGTACACTTCAACAAGTTGGAGAAATGCTTACTCTCACGACAACGCACATGGTGGGAAATCACCACGATGGAGAATTACAGTCGCGTCAAGCGCATCCCCAGGGGGTTAAGACATACCAAAACACCCTCCTTTGGCTTTGTGAATGGGGAATTTGAGCAACAATGGTGCCACATTCTTAATGATTGCTCATTCAAGTTAATGGACTTGATCATCAGATTTAAATCTGAAGAAAATAAAATGGTGTCCAAACAAATAGCTGAATTGCAACACCAATTAAAAGCCTTTTCGCACATGGAGAACTTTAAAGAGCTTGATTTAAAAACAGCTAGCAAGCTCAATAAACAAGAAAAAACCATCATGTTAAGTAAACAAGCAAAATTTGAGCGCGATAAGGCAGATTATGAGGTGAATCAAGTGTACATGTGGCAAAAATTACCATCTAGAAGCAAAGGAAAACCCAAAGCGAAGAAATCCCATAAGGAGGGTGGGGGTAATAGATCCATCCTGAAAGGTAACAGGGACAATGATTTAACTTCACATGCTGTGTCTTTTTCACTTTCTGAGAGTGATTTTTACCCATCTTCTGGAGATGAAAAGGCGGGCACCAGTGAGATGATGCCTCCAGATCGACCGGCCGGTAAGAAGTCTTCAAAAAACGAGGAAAGACaagaagaggcaggaggaagaaCCTACAGTGGGATGCCCTCAAAGAGACTGAAAACTTAAGTATTGAGAACAGCAATGTTATTAACATTTCCAAGTATGAACTGACGCATTCAGAACTGTCCGTTTTACATCTAGGACTATCTTTTGCGCCTAGCACGTCATTTAACCTGTTTACCACAATGGTGGATCTTTTCAAATTCACAAGGAAACTAACCCTGAAACGTTTTTTCTCCACCAAAAGTAATGTGTCCAATACTCTGTTACCCATTTATGATGCTAATACAGTTGTCCCCTTTCCGCTAGCTTTTCAGGATCAATGCAATCAACAGGACCTTAGTGATCTCTTCATGGAGAACAATACCCTAGATGATCCTGTTGATTTCCTGGGGAGTATAAATTCTGGCCTCAAGAAGAAGTCGGTGTTCTACCCCTCACATATGAGGGGTCAGTACATTGACATCTTCCAGAAGGGCATTGAGAGAGATCTCTCACTCCTAGCCAAAGGTATAGGACCTAGGGGTTTGCAGCGAGACAATCTCACTATGGATCAAAGGGCAGCTTTAAAATCTCTGAGTAACAATGATCTTATCCTTATTAGGAAAGCAGATAAGGGTGGCGCTACAGTGGTGCTCGATCGAGATTACTACGTATCGGAGGCCAAACGGCAGCTGGGGGATCCAGAAGCGTACCATACCCTCGACAGGGACCCTACTCCTATGTTCATTAGAGAGTTCCAGGACCTCTTGGACGAAGGTGAGATTTTACATGTTCTCTCGCCTAGTGAGCGGGACTTCCTCACTACTCCAGATCCTATCACTCCTATTTTCCATCACCTGCCCAAGATACACAAAACACTCACTGCACCCCCAGGCAGACCCATTATTTCATctattggttccctgggtgaACACCTATCACAATATATAGATCACTTTCTACAGCCACTAGTCGTTTCTTTACCTTCACACGTTATTGACACCAAGCACGTTTTATCCCTTCTAGCACCTATCACTTGGCACCCTAGCTACATCTGGGTTACCCTAGATGTGGCTTccttatacaatattattaatcACGAGCATGGCCTCACAGCCACAGAGCACTTTTTACAACACCATTCTACTTTTTCGCCAGCACACATAGTTTTTATTCTCGATAGTATCAGATtttcactcacgcacaattattttttctttgaccagcagtattatctccaaacacgtgggacagctatggggacatcctttgccccctcctatgccaacctgttcatgggttggtgggagatgtcccacgtgtttggagattcgaATCCCTTCAGGCGTCATGTGGTGTTTTACAAACGCTACATTGACGACCTGatcttgatctggagtggtggggaggaagacCTTTTGAGGTTCTTTGAATACCTGGCAGACAATACTCTCAACTTGAAATTTACtcacacatataataaaaaccaaatttattttctagatttaaatttatatgtggactagctgagagacccggcgttgcccgggatgtaatgttcccgttcctctctctcctcccccctctctctgtttgtcccccattcacatcaatccagtccccccctccctccctcctttacagcttcatgtagcgtgtgtgcgtcagtcactgtgtgtttgctcgcgcgtcagtgagtctgaggcagaaacaaaaacacacacagactgactgacgcacacacagtcagtgtgtgcctcagtcagtgtgtgcttgcgtcagtcaggctttgtgtgcgcgtcagtcagtgtgtgcgtgcgtgcggcagtcagtcagtgtgtgcgcgcggggcgtcaaaggcaggggggggcgtcaaaggcaggggggggcgtcaaagggagggggggggtcaaagggaggggggggggcgtcaaagggtggggggggggcgtcaaagggaggggggggcgtcaaagggaggggggggcgtcaaagggagggggggggcgtcaaagggagggggggggcgtcaaaggaggggggggcgtcaaagggagggggggggcgtcaaagggagggggggggcgtcaaagggaggggggggcgtcaaagggagggggggggcgtcaaaggggggggggcgtcaaagggagggggggggcgtcaaagggagggggggggcgtcaaagggagggggggggcatcaaagggaggggggggggcgtcaaagggaggggggggcgtcaaagggaggggggggcgtcaaagggagggggggggcgtcaaagggagggggggggcgtcaaagggagggggggggcgtcaaagggagagggggggggcgtcaacgggagggggggggcgtcaaagggaggggggggggcgcctcaaaggcatggattcctccccctgcatttcctgcagtggacaggaggggggggggcagtggacaggagggggggggcagtggacaggagggggggggcagtggacaggagggggggcagtggacaggaggggggggcagtggacaggagggagggggcagtggacaggaggggggggcagtggacaggaggggggggggcagtggacaggagggggggcagtggacaggagggggggggcagtggacaggaggggggggcagtggacaggagggggggggcagtggacaggaggggggggcagtggacaggaggggggggcagtggacaggagggggggggcagtggacaggagggggggcagtggacaggaggggggggcagtggacaggaggggggggcagtggacaggaggggggggcagtggacaggaggggggggcagtggacaggaggggggggcagtggacaggaggggggggcagtggacaggagggggggggcagtggacaggagggagggggcagtggacaggaggggggggcagtggacaggaggggggggcagtggacaggagggggggcagtggacaggagggggggcagtggacaggaggggggagcagtggacaggaggggggggcagtggacaggagagggggcagtggacaggagggggggggcagtggacaggaggggggggcagtggacaggaggggggacaggagggggggggcagtggacaggaggggggacgcagtggacaggaggggggggcagtggacaggaggggggggcagtggacaggaggggggggcagtggataggaggggggggcagtggacagtgacacacacacacacacacacacacacacacacctcagttgatgcgccctttctcagttccgtttggcgccggaggtggggagcgacacctacctgttcttccgggcgccgccaccgtctgactcggcgccgcgagggaggaagggggtccgccatcttacgcgccgcgtggcagctgcgggaagcgaggtgatttggagcggggaggggggagaggtgatttggagcggggagagg comes from Ascaphus truei isolate aAscTru1 chromosome 4, aAscTru1.hap1, whole genome shotgun sequence and encodes:
- the LOC142493392 gene encoding uncharacterized protein LOC142493392 isoform X2; translated protein: MVDLFKFTRKLTLKRFFSTKSNVSNTLLPIYDANTVVPFPLAFQDQCNQQDLSDLFMENNTLDDPVDFLGSINSGLKKKSVFYPSHMRGQYIDIFQKGIERDLSLLAKGKQIRVALQWCSIEITTYRRPNGSWGIQKRTIPSTGTLLLCSLESSRTSWTKTKPSA
- the LOC142493392 gene encoding uncharacterized protein LOC142493392 isoform X1 is translated as MVDLFKFTRKLTLKRFFSTKSNVSNTLLPIYDANTVVPFPLAFQDQCNQQDLSDLFMENNTLDDPVDFLGSINSGLKKKSVFYPSHMRGQYIDIFQKGIERDLSLLAKGIGPRGLQRDNLTMDQRAALKSLSNNDLILIRKADKGGATVVLDRDYYVSEAKRQLGDPEAYHTLDRDPTPMFIREFQDLLDEDEALCVRVKRVEGEMLV